A window from Saccharomyces cerevisiae S288C chromosome XIII, complete sequence encodes these proteins:
- the MRPL3 gene encoding mitochondrial 54S ribosomal protein mL44 MRPL3 (Mitochondrial ribosomal protein of the large subunit; located in close proximity to the polypeptide exit channel of the ribosome; mutations in human homolog MRPL44 cause childhood cardiomyopathy; human MRPL44 deficiency results in inefficient assembly of the mitochondrial ribosome, and in tissue-specific respiratory chain deficiency, manifesting as either Complex I+Complex IV or Complex IV deficiency, depending on a cell type): MGIVLKRAIAAGMKPFPNSTWHWSRTIRPFSQHLSSTCFLQQSSRFTSKRYLHLSTLTQQEKRFLPESELAKYKEYYQGLKSTVNEIPESVASKSPSLRTLHKRLQLPNELTYSTLSRCLTCPSAKLPDKINNPTKGAAFVNTVPTNKYLDNHGLNIMGKNLLSYHVTKSIIQKYPRLPTVVLNAAVNAYISEAVLAHIAKYWGIEVETTSVLSRYLKMEPFEFTLGRLKFFNNSLNSKDGIELITGKNFSETSALAMSVRSIIAAIWAVTEQKDSQAVYRFIDDHIMSRKLDITKMFQFEQPTRELAMLCRREGLEKPVSKLVAESGRLSKSPVFIVHVFSGEETLGEGYGSSLKEAKARAATDALMKWYCYEPLAQQEPVIDPGTVVV, encoded by the coding sequence ATGGGCAtagttttgaaaagagcAATAGCAGCAGGTATGAAACCTTTTCCAAACAGTACGTGGCATTGGAGCCGAACCATAAGACCTTTCTCACAGCATTTGTCTAGCACATGCTTTCTGCAGCAATCCTCGAGATTTACTTCAAAACGATACCTACACCTTTCAACATTAACACAACAAGAAAAGCGCTTCCTACCCGAATCTGAACTTGCTAAATATAAGGAATACTACCAGGGTTTGAAGAGCACTGTAAATGAAATACCTGAATCAGTGGCCTCTAAGTCACCTTCGTTAAGAACGCTTCATAAGAGATTACAATTACCTAATGAGTTGACCTATTCAACACTTTCCAGATGCTTAACGTGTCCCTCTGCAAAACTACCCGACAAGATAAATAATCCTACAAAAGGTGCAGCTTTCGTTAATACTGTACCTACTAATAAATACTTGGACAACCACGGTTTAAACATCATGGGAAAGAACTTGCTCTCTTACCACGTTACAAAATCCATTATACAGAAATATCCGAGACTACCCACTGTGGTTTTGAATGCTGCGGTTAACGCATATATATCAGAGGCGGTACTGGCGCACATTGCTAAATACTGGGGTATTGAAGTAGAAACTACGTCTGTTTTATCACGctatttgaaaatggaaCCATTCGAATTCACTTTGGGAAGACTCAAATTCTTTAATAATTCATTGAACTCTAAGGACGGTATTGAGCTAATCACCGGAAAGAACTTTTCAGAAACAAGCGCTCTTGCAATGAGCGTGAGGAGTATAATAGCTGCCATCTGGGCAGTAACGGAGCAAAAAGATTCTCAAGCTGTTTACAGATTTATTGATGATCATATAATGAGCAGGAAATTGGATATCACGAAAATGTTCCAGTTTGAACAACCTACAAGAGAATTGGCTATGCTATGTCGTAGAGAGGGGCTGGAGAAACCTGTATCGAAACTGGTCGCTGAGTCTGGTAGACTATCGAAATCACCTGTCTTTATTGTGCATGTATTTTCAGGCGAAGAGACATTAGGTGAAGGTTATGGTTCCTCATTAAAGGAGGCAAAAGCAAGAGCCGCTACTGATGCTTTGATGAAATGGTATTGCTACGAGCCTCTTGCTCAACAGGAACCAGTTATTGATCCTGGCACTGTTGTTGTTTAG
- the CSI1 gene encoding Csi1p (Subunit of the Cop9 signalosome; which is required for deneddylation, or removal of the ubiquitin-like protein Rub1p from Cdc53p (cullin); involved in adaptation to pheromone signaling; functional equivalent of canonical Csn6 subunit of the COP9 signalosome) encodes MDLLKFSSLAISEINFLHESSFDSIDHSWFLLIGCKLDQDDEIYIPINGNEAESQWYIEKVIRIPMQENDKINQERLERRINLTKVTQKDICILGILDLCQLEEDENITNKVTEKVLTQLTALALKYLIKYNVFRQHTSFQEAVNSLKGYKIENSVQIGAEIILDFLQDKVQIKDVNDRYQIPTPNNTVDPGFDEFQLIDMKDKEINIQKYNNNTIRKLLEKINRMIIFLKNYDATDKPFSSTQDVILRKISMLVTQLQRGGTSDMNYLLDNKINEIKLLEISCKQWEISNMLKK; translated from the coding sequence ATGGACCTCCTAAAATTCAGTTCTCTAGCTATATCAGAAATTAACTTCCTGCACGAGTCATCGTTTGACTCGATAGACCACTCTTGGTTTTTATTGATAGGTTGCAAATTGGAtcaagatgatgaaatttaCATCCCAATAAATGGTAATGAAGCAGAGTCTCAATGgtatattgaaaaagttataCGAATCCCGATGCaggaaaatgataaaataaatcaaGAACGCCTAGAAAGGAGAATTAACCTAACAAAAGTGACTCAAAAGGACATTTGTATACTGGGTATTCTTGATTTATGTCAGTTAGAAGAGGACGAAAATATCACTAATAAAGTGACGGAGAAAGTGCTCACCCAATTGACCGCCTTGGCATTGAAATATCTGATAAAATATAACGTGTTTCGCCAACATACCTCCTTCCAAGAAGCTGTCAATAGTTTAAAGGGTtataaaattgaaaatagtGTACAGATAGGCGCGGAAATTATCCTTGATTTTCTACAAGATAAAGTGCAAATTAAGGATGTAAATGACAGATACCAAATTCCCACACCTAATAATACCGTAGACCCAGGTTTTGATGAGTTTCAATTAATTGACATGAAGGATAAAGAAatcaatattcaaaaatataataataataccaTAAGAAAATTACTCGAGAAGATTAATCGAATGataatattcttgaaaaattatgatGCCACTGACAAGCCTTTCTCTTCCACGCAAGATGTAATACTTCgaaaaatatcaatgcTTGTAACACAACTGCAAAGAGGTGGAACAAGTGACATGAATTACCTGCTGGATaacaaaattaatgaaataaaattattaGAAATTTCGTGTAAACAATGggaaatttcaaatatgttaaaaaaataa
- the PEX12 gene encoding ubiquitin-protein ligase peroxin 12 (C3HC4-type RING-finger peroxin and E3 ubiquitin ligase; required for peroxisome biogenesis and peroxisomal matrix protein import; forms translocation subcomplex with Pex2p and Pex10p; mutations in human homolog cause peroxisomal disorder) — protein sequence MSFYSNLPSAGQSSRGSSTSGRNGVGLEPLYPTIFEIMSSQEIDSLLPASIRYLLANHLVANFPNRYTLRLNKYFFEWFQAIKGFVEWYHLKTYNSTFIDRFYGLQLFSSRDRNLALTQCLNPKGQSEWPQGLQLNQQQKSVIFLEKIILPYITAKLDEILEKISMNNIFSSDETENKWPKRAFLRIYPFIKKLLALSNLLVKLLFLTKRTGSVSLLQYLFKIEYTTVRPLSSELSGLKETKGMDNRLRKTNISSIFALMQGQLSIIPRFLTFMGSQFFPTFIFVLRVYQWWTTQDMTTKLQKRVNDLDEDIPRPPFSSHSDKTEDKEGVSEACPVCEKTVQNPCVLETGYVACYPCAISYLVNNEGHCPVTNKKLLGCTYNKHTNKWEVVTGIRKLLI from the coding sequence ATGAGCTTTTATTCAAACCTACCGTCTGCAGGACAATCTAGTCGAGGGTCTTCAACAAGCGGTCGAAATGGGGTGGGATTAGAACCATTGTATCCGACTATCTTTGAGATAATGTCATCACAAGAAATCGATTCGTTACTGCCCGCATCCATCCGTTATCTACTGGCAAATCATTTAGTGGCGAACTTCCCTAACAGGTATACTTTGCGGCTGAACAAGTACTTTTTTGAGTGGTTTCAAGCGATAAAAGGGTTTGTTGAATGGTATCATCTAAAGACATACAATTCTACGTTTATTGATCGGTTTTATGGATTGCAACTATTTAGTTCGAGGGACAGAAATCTTGCCTTAACACAATGTTTAAATCCAAAGGGCCAGAGTGAATGGCCCCAAGGTTTGCAGCTGAATCAACAGCAAAAGagtgttatttttttggaaaaaattattctcCCCTATATCACAGCGAAGTTGGATGAAATATTagagaaaatatcaatgaataATATATTCAGCAGCgatgaaactgaaaataAATGGCCCAAGAGAGCGTTTCTAAGAATTTATCCATTTATTAAGAAATTATTAGCGTTATCCAATTTACTCGTtaaattattatttttaactAAAAGAACAGGGTCGGTTTCCTTGTTGCAATACTTATTCAAGATAGAGTACACAACGGTAAGACCACTATCGTCAGAACTCTCTGGTCTCAAAGAGACGAAAGGGATGGATAATAGGCTaaggaaaacaaatataTCGTCAATTTTCGCGCTAATGCAAGGACAATTATCGATTATACCCAGATTTTTAACATTTATGGGTTCGCAATTCTTCCCCACTTTTATATTTGTCCTAAGAGTGTACCAATGGTGGACCACACAAGACATGACTACTAAATTGCAGAAAAGGGTCAATGACTTGGATGAAGATATTCCAAGGCCGCCTTTCTCCTCACATAGTGACAAAACGGAAGATAAAGAGGGAGTTTCTGAGGCCTGTCCCGTTTGCGAAAAAACTGTACAAAACCCCTGTGTATTGGAAACAGGATACGTGGCATGCTACCCGTGTGCCATAAGCTATTTGGTTAATAATGAAGGCCATTGTCCCGTTACCAATAAAAAGCTGCTGGGTTGTACATACAACAAACACACGAATAAATGGGAAGTTGTGACAGGTATTAGGAAGCTACTAATCTGA
- a CDS encoding putative methyltransferase (A metal-dependent phosphatase, part of the DUF89 protein family; dephosphorylates fructose-1-phosphate; human ortholog, C6orf211 is involved in response to DNA damage; green fluorescent protein (GFP)-fusion protein localizes to the nucleus and cytoplasm; YMR027W is not an essential gene) has translation MTIPGRFMTIDKGTFGEYTASTRWPIIIQNAIDDLSKHQETEKSNGTKFEQGEVIKKELKEFRQEIIDRVPLRPFTEEEIKIANVPLSFNEYLKKHPEVNWGAVEWLFSEVYLYRRVNVLFQRQCEWAKFDIFNRLKQSTFESSFYGVVELALRYENLLPQLREMKQNPGNEIDDILKVLFKEFIEISLWGNATDLSLLTNATLEDIKSIQGAKARAASESKIVVNDTEKAWEVLTKARADANSREIRVDFVLDNSGFELYADLMLAAFLLQSGLATKCIFHAKDIPYMVSDVMLKDFDILVHDLRDREFFPSGEPSTKESRALDLFAGEMEKFVSSGKIEFREDSFWTTELDYWNLDANETKYHGSILHKDLQKSNLVIFKGDLNYRKLTGDRKWPRTTKWETAIGPLATNGITSLSLRTCKADVQVALPEGLDAKLSQEWEKENPGRGSWWCCSGKWAVICFCSGIHK, from the coding sequence ATGACTATCCCTGGAAGATTTATGACAATTGATAAGGGCACTTTTGGTGAATACACTGCTAGCACCCGTTGGCCCATTATCATTCAGAATGCTATAGACGATTTAAGTAAGCATCAAGAAACGGAGAAGAGTAACGGCACTAAGTTCGAACAAGGTGAAGTTATCAAAAAGGAGCTCAAGGAATTCCGTCAGGAGATAATTGATCGTGTACCTTTGAGACCCTTTACTGAAGAAGAGATCAAAATTGCCAACGTCCCGCTTTCGTTCAATGAATATCTAAAGAAACACCCTGAAGTCAATTGGGGGGCTGTAGAGTGGCTGTTCTCGGAGGTTTACTTGTATAGAAGAGTAAATGTTCTTTTCCAACGCCAATGCGAATGGGCTAAATTTGACATATTCAACAGACTTAAACAGTCAACTTTTGAGTCCTCGTTTTATGGTGTCGTGGAATTGGCGTTAAGGTATGAAAATCTGTTACCACAGCTGAGAGAAATGAAGCAAAATCCAGGAAATGAGATTGACGATATATTGAAAGTTCTTTTTAAAGAGTTTATTGAGATTTCTTTGTGGGGCAATGCCACTGATTTATCTTTATTGACCAACGCTACGTTAGAAGACATTAAATCAATCCAAGGGGCGAAAGCAAGAGCTGCATCCGAGTCCAAGATTGTTGTTAATGACACGGAGAAAGCATGGGAGGTATTAACCAAAGCCAGGGCCGATGCCAATAGCAGAGAAATTCGTGTTGATTTTGTATTAGACAATTCTGGCTTTGAATTGTATGCTGACTTGATGTTGGCAGCTTTTCTGTTACAAAGTGGTTTGGCTACCAAATGTATTTTCCACGCTAAAGACATTCCATACATGGTTAGCGATGTTATGttaaaagattttgatatattaGTTCATGACCTGAGAGATCGTGAGTTCTTCCCAAGTGGTGAACCCTCGACAAAGGAATCCAGAGCTCTTGATTTATTTGCTGGtgaaatggaaaagttCGTCTCTAGCGGTAAGATAGAATTCCGCGAAGATTCTTTCTGGACCACGGAATTAGATTATTGGAATTTGGACGCAAACGAAACCAAATACCATGGATCCATTTTGCACAAAGATTTGCAAAAATCCAATTTGGTTATTTTTAAGGGTGATCTAAACTATAGAAAATTAACTGGCGACAGAAAATGGCCCCGCACCACTAAATGGGAAACGGCTATCGGACCTCTTGCTACGAATGGTATTACATCATTGAGCTTGAGAACCTGTAAAGCCGATGTACAAGTTGCTTTACCTGAAGGTCTAGACGCGAAATTAAGTCAAGAATgggaaaaggaaaatccTGGCCGTGGTTCTTGGTGGTGTTGTAGCGGTAAATGGGCAGTCATTTGTTTCTGCTCTGGTATACATaaataa
- the TAP42 gene encoding Tap42p (Essential protein involved in the TOR signaling pathway; physically associates with the protein phosphatase 2A and the SIT4 protein phosphatase catalytic subunits) — protein sequence MASVTEQFNDIISLYSTKLEHTSLRQDSPEYQGLLLSTIKKLLNLKTAIFDRLALFSTNETIDDVSTASIKFLAVDYYLGLLISRRQSNDSDVAQRQSMKLIYLKKSVESFINFLTLLQDYKLLDPLVGEKLGNFKDRYNPQLSELYAQPKNNKDLSGAQLKRKEKIELFQRNKEISTKLHCLELELKNNDEDHDHDELLRELYLMRLHHFSLDTINNIEQNLFECEMLSNFLKNSVHEVKSSGTQIRKESNDDDSTGFTDKLENINKPLIDKKGQVLRNFTLVDKRQQLQQKVRGYGQYGPTMSVEEFLDKEFEEGRVLQGGEEPEQAPDEENMDWQDRETYKAREWDEFKESHAKGSGNTMNRG from the coding sequence ATGGCGTCAGTAACAGAACAATTCAACGATATTATTAGCTTATACTCAACAAAATTGGAACACACATCTTTGAGGCAAGATTCACCAGAGTACCAGGGATTATTACTTTCCACGatcaagaaattattaaacTTAAAAACAGCAATTTTTGACAGGTTGGCATTGTTCAGTACTAATGAGACCATTGATGATGTGTCTACtgcttccatcaaattTCTAGCAGTTGATTACTATTTAGGATTATTGATATCAAGACGACAGTCGAATGATTCGGATGTTGCTCAAAGGCAGTCTATGAAATTGATTTACCTGAAAAAAAGCGTTGAAtctttcattaatttcCTGACACTATTGCAGGATTATAAGCTTCTAGATCCTTTGGTTGGTGAAAAACTAGGTAACTTCAAGGATCGTTATAACCCTCAGCTTAGCGAATTGTACGCGCAaccaaaaaataacaaagaTTTATCTGGAGCACAGttgaagagaaaagaaaagattgaGCTATTCCAGCgcaataaagaaattagcACAAAACTGCACTGCTTGGAGTTGGAATTAAAAAACAACGACGAGGACCACGACCATGATGAATTACTAAGAGAACTATATTTGATGAGGTTACATCACTTTAGTCTTGATACGATTAACAACATTGAACAGAATTTATTTGAATGTGAAATGCTCTCTAATTTCCTCAAAAATTCCGTACATGAAGTCAAATCATCAGGTACTCAGATACGAAAAGAATCgaatgatgatgattcCACTGGTTTTACCGATAAATTAGAGAATATAAATAAGCCATTGATAGACAAAAAAGGTCAAGTCTTGAGGAACTTCACGCTTGTCGACAAAAGGCAACAACTGCAACAAAAAGTGCGAGGATATGGTCAATATGGACCAACAATGTCGGTGGAGGAATTTTTAGATAAAGAGTTTGAAGAAGGTCGCGTTCTTCAAGGTGGCGAAGAACCAGAGCAAGCAccagatgaagaaaacatgGACTGGCAAGATAGAGAAACCTATAAAGCTCGTGAGTGGGACGAGTTCAAGGAAAGTCATGCTAAGGGAAGCGGAAATACCATGAATAGAggatag
- the FAR8 gene encoding Far8p (Protein involved in recovery from arrest in response to pheromone; acts in a cell cycle arrest recovery pathway independent from Far1p; interacts with Far3p, Far7p, Far9p, Far10p, and Far11p) produces MAINQAHVHPHYTLPGVMHYLQTEFTKNERDRITWELERSEMKARIAELEGENRDLKHQLNQIQSKAVSPEGEKEEKHVPDSLLQSKLAVQENVKEIIYLLKGPNTVNQLESLNSREAGSELHDLEKLNVNTPKEEGSAKTNGMDILNNALLDTKPNPKQGPSESPSPTKVKSLFSTANKRENNETISKIHSELSKVDIISSYGDCMALYDADTKSLEIHQVDANLNSKLLKKISLGQDSDIMKFFWVSTSKLLVIEKSFHLKLFSISSASLISDVDLLQDSEQPFSSSDIINIDFKNKWLLIASKNKSQIRIWELDNIEAPEDVPINIKETYEITHDNDDDDSNDSTNILDCILGITEKSLILLSSNPYQLTIYDFEGKLLQKIDLKIDTILSGKPEEEGYHLFLDRKTSKLLIQLSNERLLVYSFDKKKVVLKEQLTPSSTLPIQLDLNDSIITVSYSNGDFEFRNLENLKPSIDEFVVADINFSERKEPVVFSSNLIVDSTPVLITVNKNNEVLLHKIKI; encoded by the coding sequence ATGGCTATTAACCAGGCACATGTTCATCCGCATTACACGTTACCTGGTGTAATGCACTACTTGCAAACGGAGTTCACGAAGAATGAAAGAGATAGAATCACCTGGGAGCTAGAAAGGTCGGAAATGAAAGCAAGAATTGCAGAACTAGAGGGCGAAAATAGAGATTTGAAGCATCAATTGAATCAAATACAATCGAAAGCTGTTTCTCCTGAAGgtgaaaaggaagaaaaacatgTGCCTGATTCATTACTGCAGTCTAAGCTAGCtgttcaagaaaatgtgAAGGaaataatttatttgttgaaaGGCCCTAACACGGTCAATCAGTTAGAGTCATTAAATAGCAGAGAAGCGGGTTCTGAATTGCACGATTTAGAGAAACTGAACGTGAATACTCCCAAGGAAGAGGGCAGTGCGAAGACAAATGGGATGgatattttaaataatGCCCTCTTGGACACCAAACCCAATCCAAAGCAAGGTCCTTCAGAGTCACCATCACCAACCAAAGTGAAATCTTTGTTTAGCACAGCCAACAAGCgtgaaaataatgaaacaaTATCCAAGATACACTCGGAATTGTCGAAAGTCGACATTATCAGCTCCTACGGGGACTGTATGGCACTTTATGATGCAGACACCAAATCGTTAGAAATACACCAAGTGGACGCAAACTTGAATTCCAAACtcttaaagaaaatatctttAGGGCAAGATAGCGAcattatgaaatttttctggGTTTCGACGTCCAAACTCCttgttattgaaaagagtttccatttgaaattgttcTCTATTTCTAGCGCATCTTTGATCTCAGATGTGGACCTATTACAAGACTCAGAACAGCCGTTTTCGTCTAGTGATATCATTAATATagacttcaaaaataaatggtTGTTGATAGCTAGTAAGAATAAATCTCAAATTAGAATCTGGGAATTGGACAATATAGAGGCTCCTGAGGATGTCCCAATTAACATAAAAGAAACATATGAAATAACAcatgataatgatgacgatgatagTAATGATTCCACAAACATTCTGGATTGTATATTGGGTATAACAGAAAAATCCTTAATATTACTGTCTTCAAATCCATACCAGCTTACCATATATGATTTCGAGGGTAAGCTtctacaaaaaattgatttgaAGATTGATACAATATTATCGGGTAAGccagaagaagaaggttaccatttatttttggatAGAAAAACTTCTAAGCTACTGATTCAGCTAAGCAATGAGAGATTATTGGTTTATTCTtttgataagaaaaaagttgtaCTGAAGGAACAATTGACTCCATCGTCAACACTACCAATACAACTCGATTTGAACGACAGCATAATCACCGTATCATATAGTAATGGAGACTTTGAGTTTAGGAATTTAGAAAACCTAAAACCATCCATCGACGAATTTGTCGTAGCAGACATCAACTTCTCGGAAAGAAAAGAGCCTGTggtattttcttcaaatctgATTGTAGATTCTACGCCGGTGTTAATCACCGTGAATAAAAATAACGAAGTCCTTTTGCACAAGATTAAAATATAA
- the RSF1 gene encoding Rsf1p (Protein required for respiratory growth; localized to both the nucleus and mitochondrion; may interact with transcription factors to mediate the transition to respiratory growth and activate transcription of nuclear and mitochondrial genes) translates to MKDLNPEMGKFATTKGPPQDNRGMVDIATLPNFPANRSGTPREEMYLAPNKMETPRILNMNMVPDYLQKENFSPDFSSATVSAKSSPVNVTHDESLPLGTIESNSTKDSKYAVQRQQQQVVDFIENNMQLLSSETLNFRSDIMKTLELPIPKRRDIKGNHLSKLLFAKSPLTINTYCQFYDRRTKRICNQEMIWKDKNSREKHGSRKYQRHLSKVHDVQLTPNNFTEFFDHNSPLFQECYDYQSRLMRDLLVEPDAKFKEKKKKKKGDVNGNHPETGSSLINHQVQQQNVRELQSKIAMNDLIEILIDLNIPFSVLDYQPMRNWLIKYSIISTDTLPDEVYFKTDPGVNELEHNSSNLNNSNSGTPHNHNQNQHTN, encoded by the coding sequence ATGAAGGACCTAAATCCAGAAATGGGGAAATTTGCTACCACTAAAGGCCCTCCTCAAGACAATAGAGGCATGGTTGATATAGCGACACTGCCTAATTTTCCTGCCAACCGTAGTGGGACTCCTCGTGAGGAGATGTATCTGGCGCCCAACAAGATGGAAACTCCAAGGATACTTAATATGAATATGGTACCGGATTATTTGCAAAAAGAGAACTTCTCGCCAGATTTTTCTTCTGCTACCGTATCTGCCAAGTCATCTCCTGTCAACGTTACTCATGATGAGTCGCTTCCTCTGGGAACTATTGAATCGAATAGCACAAAGGATTCTAAATATGCAGTTCAACggcaacagcaacaagtGGTAGATTTCATAGAGAATAATATGCAGCTACTGTCTTCAGAAACACTAAATTTTAGATCAGACATTATGAAAACTTTGGAGCTTCCCATTCCCAAGAGAAGAGATATTAAGGGAAACCATCTATCTAAACTATTATTTGCTAAATCACCTCTAACTATCAACACATATTGCCAATTTTATGACCGTAGAACCAAGCGAATTTGCAATCAAGAAATGATATGGAAAGATAAGAACAGTAGAGAGAAGCATGGTTCTAGAAAGTATCAAAGACATTTGAGTAAAGTTCACGATGTCCAGCTAACACCAAATAATTTTACcgaattttttgatcataATTCTCCACTTTTCCAGGAATGCTATGACTATCAATCTAGATTGATGCGTGATTTACTTGTTGAACCAGATGCCAAATtcaaagagaagaaaaagaagaaaaaagggGACGTCAACGGAAATCATCCTGAAACCGGATCGAGCCTCATCAACCACCAGGTCCAACAGCAAAATGTTCGAGAACTTCAATCGAAAATAGCCATGAACGACTTGATAGAGATTCTTATCGATTTAAACATTCCGTTTTCTGTTTTAGACTACCAACCAATGAGAAATTGGCTCATCAAatattcaataatttcaacAGATACTTTGCCGGATGAAGTATACTTCAAAACTGATCCAGGCGTGAATGAACTGGAACACAACAGTAGTAATTTAAACAATAGCAATAGCGGTACTCCTCATAATCATAATCAAAACCAACATACCAATTAA